Proteins from a single region of Leptolyngbya sp. CCY15150:
- a CDS encoding PDDEXK nuclease domain-containing protein: protein MTAPSLDRPYQDFLQDLKQRIQAAQVRAALAVNCELITLYWQIGRDILSRQQAQGWGAKVVTQLSQDLRQAFPDMKGFSRTNLLYMRAFAEAYPDEAIVQQVVGQIPWGHNIRLLEAVKDPAERLWYAQQAIAHGWSRNVLVHHIERQLYQRQGEAITNFETALPKAQSDLAQQLIKDPYNFDFLTLEADRQERDLERALTDHIRDFLLELGVGFAFIGSQYAMEVGGKDYRIDLLFYHVQLYCYVVIDLKMGEFEPEFSGKMNFYVSAVDHQLRSPRDAPTIGIILCKSKDKTVVEYALQGLNKPIGVSTYQLSDALPEDLQGTLPTAEQLRRELNQPIP, encoded by the coding sequence ATGACTGCGCCCTCCCTCGATCGCCCCTACCAAGATTTTCTCCAGGATCTGAAACAACGCATTCAGGCGGCCCAAGTGCGGGCTGCCCTAGCGGTTAACTGCGAACTCATCACCCTCTATTGGCAGATTGGCCGAGACATTCTCAGCCGCCAGCAGGCCCAAGGCTGGGGAGCCAAGGTGGTGACCCAATTGTCGCAAGATTTGCGCCAGGCGTTTCCAGACATGAAGGGCTTTTCCCGCACAAACCTGCTCTACATGCGGGCGTTTGCCGAAGCCTACCCCGACGAGGCAATTGTTCAACAGGTTGTTGGACAAATTCCTTGGGGGCACAACATTCGTCTGTTGGAAGCTGTCAAAGATCCAGCAGAACGGCTGTGGTATGCCCAACAAGCGATCGCCCATGGCTGGAGCCGCAATGTGTTGGTGCATCACATCGAACGCCAGCTCTATCAACGTCAGGGAGAAGCCATCACCAATTTTGAAACTGCTCTACCCAAGGCCCAGTCTGACCTCGCGCAGCAGTTGATCAAAGATCCCTACAACTTTGACTTCCTCACCCTCGAAGCCGATCGCCAAGAGCGCGACTTGGAGAGAGCCCTGACGGATCACATCCGCGACTTTCTCTTGGAGCTAGGCGTGGGGTTTGCCTTCATCGGCAGTCAGTATGCCATGGAGGTGGGCGGCAAGGACTATCGCATCGACCTGCTGTTCTACCATGTACAACTCTATTGCTATGTGGTGATTGATCTGAAGATGGGGGAATTTGAGCCAGAGTTTTCCGGCAAGATGAATTTCTACGTGTCTGCCGTGGATCACCAGTTGCGATCGCCCCGAGATGCCCCCACCATCGGCATTATTCTCTGTAAATCGAAGGACAAAACCGTGGTTGAATATGCCCTCCAGGGTCTCAACAAACCCATCGGCGTGTCTACCTACCAGCTCAGTGATGCCCTGCCGGAAGACCTCCAAGGCACCTTGCCCACCGCCGAACAACTGCGCCGAGAACTCAACCAGCCCATTCCCTAG